From the Agromyces laixinhei genome, the window AGGCGAAGTTCACGAGGAGCACGACGCGGAGGAAGCGAACGTCCGTGAGCGATCGACCGATCTCGACGAGAGGCACGCCGAGGAACGTGGCGAACAACAGGAGTGCGAGCACCGGGTTGGTCGCAGCTGTGAGTGTCGGTGCCGTTCCGGGGGCGAGCACGCCGACGAGTCCGCCGATGATCATCGCCGCGAGGTACAACGCGATCTGATGCGTGTTCCACCAGACCACGAATCGCTGCACGAGTTCAGCCTAGGGAAACGCCGGGTCGGCACGGCCGGGCGGGGTTGCCGCACGACGTATTCGATCGGCGCCCGAGAACTGCCGCATCGTGATATCGTTCGATGAACATCGGTTCATTGAAAGGATGCGAATGCCACGCACAGCCGAGCAGAACGAGGTGCTGAGGAACGAGACTCGTCAGGCGGTCGAGACGGCGGCCGTGCGCGTCTTCGCGCGGCACGGGTTCGCGGCGTCGAGCATCCGGCAGATCGCTGACGAGGCGGGGCTCAGCATTGGATCGATCTATCGGCACTACGCGAGCAAGGAAGAGCTGTTCGACGAGCTGCTCGAGCAGGCATCGGCGGGCCTTGAAGCCGCAGCGGCTCAGCTGGCGAGCGGGGGAGATCCGCGCGACCTGATCCGTGGATTCACCCGGGCGTACGTATCCGATCTCACCAGACCGAATGGCGCAGGCGAGTTCTTCATGGTGATCAACCAGGGTTTCACGACCGATACGCCCGTCGGAACTGCCATCCGGCTCGCCGCGACGCAACAGACGCTCTGGCGGACGTTCGCTGCACTCGTTCACCGCGGTCAGCTCGACGGGCAGTTCGCCGAAGGCGACCCGGCACAGATGACCGGATATTACTTCGCCATGCTCTCCGGATTGACGACACTGCGTCTTGCCCTGCGCGACGAACTCGCCGAACCCGACATCGACCTCATATTGCGAACACTCACCGGAGGAATCAAGGGATGATCGAGACCACACGCGCCGTCGAACTCGGTGAGGAATACCGGTACAGGGTCACCGAAGTGCTCGTGCGTGGCTTCGCCGAGGACTTCGAGTACTTCTCCAAAGACCCGAAGGTGCTTGCGGACGCATTCGAACACATGATCCTTCTCGATCGCTTCCACGTTGCGCTGGTCGACGGAGAACCCGCTGCCGTTGCGGTCGTCACCGAGGGAGCGCAGGAGTGCTTCGCGCCCGACCGACGCCAACTGCAGCGAGTGCTCGGGAGGATGCACGGCGCCATCACCGATCGCATCATCCGAAGCCAGTTCATGGGCGCCGACGACGGGGCTCGTGAGGGCCTCGCGGAGATCGGATTCGTGACGACAGCACCGCTCCATCAGGGCAAGGGAGTGGCGACCGCTCTCATGCGTGACATCCTGGAGCTCCCGTATGACGAGTTCGTGCTTCGCGACA encodes:
- a CDS encoding TetR/AcrR family transcriptional regulator; the encoded protein is MPRTAEQNEVLRNETRQAVETAAVRVFARHGFAASSIRQIADEAGLSIGSIYRHYASKEELFDELLEQASAGLEAAAAQLASGGDPRDLIRGFTRAYVSDLTRPNGAGEFFMVINQGFTTDTPVGTAIRLAATQQTLWRTFAALVHRGQLDGQFAEGDPAQMTGYYFAMLSGLTTLRLALRDELAEPDIDLILRTLTGGIKG
- a CDS encoding GNAT family N-acetyltransferase; this translates as MIETTRAVELGEEYRYRVTEVLVRGFAEDFEYFSKDPKVLADAFEHMILLDRFHVALVDGEPAAVAVVTEGAQECFAPDRRQLQRVLGRMHGAITDRIIRSQFMGADDGAREGLAEIGFVTTAPLHQGKGVATALMRDILELPYDEFVLRDIKNTNVAALGLYAKLGFIETRRRPVRFAKRAGFSTYVSMGLSRT